The proteins below come from a single Oikeobacillus pervagus genomic window:
- a CDS encoding exodeoxyribonuclease III, with protein sequence MKLVSWNVNGLRACVRKGFLDYFHEVDADIFCVQETKLQAGQIDLSLEGYVQYWNYAEKKGYSGTAVFTKKRPLAISYGFASGESEPEGRGITLEFDTFFLVNVYTPNSQRDLARLPYRLTWEERVHRYLVELDAKKPVIYCGDLNVAHQEIDLKNSRTNRGNSGFTDEERGKMSNLLDAGFIDTFRYFYPEREGAYSWWSYMNKVRERNIGWRIDYFLVSKRMKDRLKAAAIHSEVLGSDHCPVVLEIEE encoded by the coding sequence ATGAAACTAGTATCCTGGAATGTGAACGGGCTAAGGGCGTGTGTTCGAAAAGGTTTTTTAGATTATTTCCACGAGGTGGATGCTGATATTTTTTGTGTACAGGAGACAAAATTACAAGCGGGGCAAATTGATTTATCATTGGAGGGATATGTGCAATACTGGAATTATGCCGAGAAAAAAGGGTACTCCGGTACAGCCGTATTTACGAAGAAACGACCATTAGCGATTTCATACGGGTTTGCTTCAGGAGAATCAGAACCAGAAGGAAGGGGCATTACCTTAGAGTTTGATACCTTTTTTCTAGTAAATGTATATACTCCGAATTCTCAGAGAGATTTGGCAAGACTCCCTTATCGACTCACATGGGAGGAGAGAGTCCATCGGTATTTAGTCGAATTGGATGCAAAGAAACCAGTAATTTATTGTGGAGATCTAAACGTTGCTCATCAAGAAATCGACTTAAAGAATTCTCGAACGAATCGGGGGAACTCAGGTTTTACAGACGAAGAAAGGGGAAAAATGTCAAACCTATTAGATGCGGGATTTATTGATACATTTCGCTATTTTTACCCAGAAAGAGAAGGGGCCTACTCCTGGTGGTCCTATATGAATAAAGTAAGAGAACGAAATATTGGGTGGCGGATTGATTATTTTCTTGTTTCAAAACGAATGAAAGACCGTTTGAAGGCAGCAGCTATTCATTCGGAAGTATTAGGAAGTGATCATTGTCCAGTCGTCTTGGAAATAGAAGAATAA
- a CDS encoding DUF2325 domain-containing protein, translated as MVGGDRVETITTRLREIGIHNVSHISGRKTKMTEKTIGKHTDAVLILTDFINHNLAKAIKEQARDKEIPALFSKRSWSSIKLTIEKANEKNKMTACS; from the coding sequence ATAGTTGGCGGAGACCGTGTAGAAACAATTACAACAAGGTTAAGAGAGATCGGCATACATAATGTTTCTCATATTAGTGGTAGAAAGACAAAAATGACAGAAAAAACGATTGGAAAACATACCGATGCGGTGTTAATCTTAACGGATTTTATCAACCATAATTTAGCAAAGGCAATAAAAGAGCAAGCCCGTGATAAAGAAATCCCCGCTTTATTTTCGAAAAGATCCTGGAGTTCGATTAAATTAACGATTGAAAAAGCCAATGAAAAGAATAAGATGACAGCTTGCTCATGA
- a CDS encoding homocysteine S-methyltransferase family protein: MIFTNTLSKEIVIIDGAMGTELWKSLDLPYKKPFSAPSLNISNPEIVEEIHTRYLHAGADVITTNTFTANLLLQTYYGKESEISEQNEKECKLQNMP, translated from the coding sequence ATGATTTTTACCAATACACTTTCGAAAGAAATCGTCATCATAGATGGGGCGATGGGGACTGAATTATGGAAGAGTTTAGATCTCCCTTATAAAAAGCCTTTTTCAGCCCCATCATTGAATATATCAAACCCTGAAATCGTAGAAGAAATTCATACCCGCTATTTGCATGCGGGGGCCGATGTCATCACAACGAATACATTTACTGCTAATCTACTTTTACAAACTTACTATGGAAAAGAATCTGAAATCAGTGAACAGAATGAAAAGGAGTGCAAATTGCAAAATATGCCGTAG
- a CDS encoding vWA domain-containing protein produces the protein MGIIRKAFSLILVMLIIVGCSNETTKQPAKENKVTDKQEVEKQELDYEKYTSLNIEDMLKTEPGKYRGASKKEEKIKKAITTFPKGKKAEEYYGRLLALAAEDYRDYAQFFNNFDTSFEEISETPDEKVDLQTDPKAKKINVQILFDASGSMAAEISGEQKMKLAKDAVLQFVTDLPENVHVSLRVYGHKGTGKEEDKAASCSSTEVVYPLSTYDQETFSKALDTFKPAGWTPLAASISAAKEDLHNQIGENVENIIYIVSDGIETCGGDPVQAAKELNQSDIKAVINIIGFDVDHAGQKALKLVADAGKGEYVDVNSKQAFADYFNKKKSELLNEWHSWQTENVNKYYDSQNTRVNELYTKQNEMVNLATEEQNELLAFTNDLKQNLDLDSTVHYEIREFIRKRGYTVREYARDSGYKYREELRNRGYELREEVRDKGYKEREEIRRNK, from the coding sequence ATGGGGATAATAAGAAAAGCATTTTCCTTAATTTTAGTAATGTTGATCATCGTAGGTTGTTCTAATGAAACAACAAAGCAGCCAGCAAAAGAAAATAAGGTGACAGACAAACAGGAAGTTGAAAAGCAAGAATTGGATTATGAAAAATATACTAGCCTAAATATTGAAGATATGCTGAAAACAGAGCCAGGTAAGTATAGGGGGGCTTCAAAGAAGGAGGAAAAAATAAAAAAAGCCATTACAACATTTCCTAAAGGAAAAAAAGCTGAAGAATATTATGGGAGGCTTTTGGCTTTAGCAGCTGAAGACTATCGTGATTATGCCCAATTTTTCAATAATTTTGACACTTCTTTTGAAGAGATTAGTGAGACTCCAGACGAAAAAGTAGACCTCCAAACAGATCCTAAAGCTAAAAAAATCAATGTACAAATTTTATTTGATGCTAGTGGAAGTATGGCTGCTGAGATTTCAGGTGAACAAAAAATGAAGCTTGCTAAAGATGCGGTGCTGCAATTTGTTACTGATCTTCCGGAAAATGTTCATGTCTCTCTTCGTGTTTATGGACATAAAGGTACTGGAAAAGAGGAGGATAAAGCCGCTTCTTGCTCTAGTACAGAAGTGGTTTACCCCTTATCGACATATGATCAGGAAACTTTTTCTAAAGCACTTGATACATTTAAACCTGCTGGATGGACTCCACTAGCAGCATCTATTTCGGCTGCAAAAGAAGATTTACATAATCAAATAGGGGAAAATGTCGAAAATATTATTTATATTGTGAGTGATGGGATTGAAACATGTGGTGGTGACCCAGTCCAAGCTGCAAAGGAACTCAACCAATCAGATATTAAAGCCGTGATTAACATCATCGGGTTTGACGTTGATCATGCCGGGCAAAAAGCATTAAAACTCGTAGCAGATGCTGGAAAAGGCGAGTATGTGGATGTAAATTCAAAACAGGCTTTTGCAGATTATTTTAATAAAAAAAAGAGTGAACTGTTGAATGAATGGCATTCATGGCAAACTGAAAATGTGAATAAATATTATGATTCACAAAATACAAGAGTGAATGAGTTATATACAAAGCAAAATGAAATGGTCAATCTTGCTACAGAAGAACAAAATGAATTACTTGCATTCACAAACGATTTGAAACAAAATTTAGACTTAGATAGTACTGTTCATTATGAAATTCGTGAGTTCATTCGTAAAAGGGGATATACCGTACGTGAGTATGCACGAGATTCAGGATATAAATACCGCGAAGAACTTAGAAATCGTGGGTACGAATTACGTGAAGAAGTACGTGACAAAGGATATAAAGAACGTGAGGAAATTCGTAGAAACAAGTAA
- a CDS encoding FecCD family ABC transporter permease, which yields MFIILSIVLLLLLMTIGVMVGPVSIHPFTVWKVVFSKLPFFHESIQSTEATIIWDIRFPRVILGVIVGAGLGIIGTAVQAVVRNSLADPYILGVSSGASVGATLVIVLGVFSFLGQYAISFAAFLGALLSTIFVFFFSQINGRISTVRLLLAGVAISMILSAITNFIVISSPRAEGIRDVMFWMMGSLAGARWEYLFIPALIVTIAFLYLWSQFRSLNLLLMGDETAVTLGVNLTSFRKKLIVITSLLTGVLVAVSGAIGFIGLVIPHIVRLLVGSDHRRVLPLSALAGASFLLLADICARIIIAPEEMPIGIITAVCGGPFFIWLLRRNSYSF from the coding sequence ATGTTTATCATCCTATCTATCGTTCTATTATTATTATTGATGACGATCGGTGTGATGGTAGGTCCGGTTTCCATCCATCCTTTTACTGTTTGGAAAGTAGTTTTTTCTAAACTCCCATTCTTCCATGAAAGTATCCAATCGACAGAGGCAACGATAATTTGGGACATACGCTTTCCGAGAGTGATTCTAGGTGTGATTGTCGGGGCAGGACTTGGAATCATCGGTACTGCGGTGCAGGCAGTTGTTAGAAATTCATTGGCTGATCCATACATATTAGGGGTATCATCAGGTGCTTCTGTAGGAGCAACATTGGTGATTGTCTTAGGTGTATTTTCATTTTTAGGTCAATATGCGATATCGTTTGCGGCCTTTTTAGGGGCACTTTTATCTACCATATTTGTTTTCTTTTTTTCACAAATTAATGGAAGAATATCGACCGTCCGACTATTGCTCGCCGGTGTTGCGATTTCGATGATACTGTCAGCTATTACGAATTTTATTGTCATCTCGTCACCTCGAGCAGAAGGAATTCGTGATGTGATGTTTTGGATGATGGGAAGTCTCGCAGGAGCCCGTTGGGAATATTTATTCATCCCAGCTTTGATTGTGACGATTGCTTTTTTATATCTTTGGAGTCAATTCCGCTCTTTGAATCTTCTTCTTATGGGGGATGAGACAGCGGTTACATTAGGAGTAAATTTAACCTCTTTTCGGAAAAAACTGATTGTCATCACCTCACTATTAACAGGGGTACTCGTTGCCGTAAGTGGTGCGATTGGATTTATCGGATTAGTCATCCCTCATATTGTTCGTTTATTAGTCGGATCTGATCATCGAAGAGTATTGCCACTCAGTGCTTTAGCAGGTGCCAGCTTTTTATTACTGGCAGATATTTGTGCAAGAATTATCATTGCTCCTGAAGAGATGCCGATTGGAATTATTACAGCAGTATGTGGAGGACCTTTCTTTATATGGCTTTTACGTAGAAATTCATATTCTTTTTAA
- a CDS encoding heme ABC transporter ATP-binding protein: MEISVEDVSYTIFDKKIINQVSLTIHHGELVGIIGPNGSGKSTLLKNMYRVLKPDGGVIQLDGRSITDINTKEIAKQLSVVSQESSVAFDFNVFEIILMGRTPHKKFLQPDTVEDEHIVRNALSQVNMSEYIDKRFTQLSGGEKQRVMIARAIAQGAKVMILDEPTNHLDIHHQLQVLELIRELQVTCVAALHDLNLAACYCDRLYVLNQGEIVASGTPKQVLTKELLKEVFNVHVEIGTHPVTKKIHLFYHAEEDA; this comes from the coding sequence ATGGAAATTTCGGTAGAAGACGTAAGTTATACTATTTTTGATAAAAAAATAATCAATCAAGTGTCTTTAACTATTCATCATGGGGAATTGGTGGGAATCATTGGCCCAAATGGAAGTGGAAAATCGACGCTTTTAAAAAATATGTATCGTGTATTAAAACCTGATGGAGGGGTGATACAACTTGACGGACGGTCCATTACGGATATAAACACGAAAGAAATCGCCAAACAGCTTTCCGTTGTGAGTCAGGAGTCCAGTGTTGCCTTTGATTTTAATGTTTTTGAAATCATTCTGATGGGGCGTACTCCACATAAGAAATTTCTTCAACCCGATACGGTCGAGGATGAGCACATCGTTCGGAATGCTTTGAGCCAGGTGAATATGAGCGAATATATCGATAAACGGTTTACCCAATTATCAGGGGGCGAAAAGCAGCGCGTGATGATTGCTAGGGCAATTGCTCAAGGAGCGAAGGTTATGATTTTGGACGAGCCAACCAACCATTTAGATATTCACCATCAGTTACAGGTATTGGAATTAATTAGAGAATTACAAGTCACCTGTGTGGCAGCTTTACATGACTTAAATCTTGCGGCATGTTATTGTGACCGATTATATGTACTCAACCAAGGTGAGATTGTAGCCTCTGGAACCCCAAAACAAGTCCTAACAAAGGAGCTGTTAAAAGAAGTGTTCAATGTACATGTTGAAATCGGAACTCATCCCGTGACAAAGAAAATCCATCTTTTCTATCATGCAGAAGAGGATGCCTAA
- a CDS encoding ABC transporter substrate-binding protein, with translation MKKNVFFILIALILLLASCGSLKEEGKTKEANNKEIVTIQNLDHELKITEPPKRAVSLNQHVTEIMLALGLEDSMVGTAYLDDQILPEYEEAYKNIPVLSKKYPSYEVLIASEPDFVYGGWKSAFTEKGVGTIEQLKKDGINAYLHESSNKVAPTMEDVFQDIYNIGKIFGVEDRAEKLTNKIEKEMNEIEAKIGEVKDPIPVFIYDSGEKEPFTAAQNFMNDLITRAGGENIFGNIEKGWTSASWEEVVKRNPEVIVIMDYGEETVEQKKKFLENHPILQAVKAVKEKRFVVLPLSAGSEGVRSTIALKTLAEGFYPEKFLE, from the coding sequence ATGAAAAAAAACGTATTTTTTATTCTGATTGCTCTTATCTTACTACTCGCCTCATGCGGGAGTTTGAAAGAAGAAGGGAAAACCAAAGAAGCGAATAATAAAGAAATTGTGACGATTCAAAATCTTGATCATGAACTGAAGATCACAGAACCTCCAAAAAGAGCAGTGAGCCTTAATCAACATGTAACAGAAATTATGCTTGCTCTTGGATTAGAGGACTCAATGGTTGGTACTGCTTATTTAGATGATCAAATTTTGCCAGAATATGAAGAAGCATATAAGAATATTCCAGTACTTTCAAAGAAATACCCATCCTATGAAGTGTTAATTGCTTCAGAACCTGATTTTGTTTATGGGGGTTGGAAAAGCGCCTTCACTGAAAAAGGGGTGGGGACGATTGAACAATTGAAGAAAGATGGAATCAACGCTTACTTGCATGAATCTTCTAATAAAGTTGCTCCCACAATGGAGGATGTCTTTCAAGATATTTATAATATTGGAAAGATATTTGGGGTAGAGGACCGAGCGGAGAAACTGACAAATAAAATTGAAAAAGAAATGAATGAAATTGAAGCGAAAATTGGTGAGGTGAAAGACCCTATCCCAGTGTTTATTTATGATAGTGGAGAAAAGGAACCTTTTACTGCAGCCCAAAACTTTATGAATGATTTAATTACACGGGCCGGTGGGGAGAATATCTTTGGAAATATTGAAAAAGGATGGACAAGCGCAAGTTGGGAAGAAGTTGTAAAACGAAACCCAGAAGTGATTGTCATCATGGATTATGGGGAAGAGACCGTTGAACAGAAGAAGAAATTTTTAGAAAATCACCCAATTTTACAGGCAGTAAAAGCAGTAAAAGAAAAACGTTTCGTCGTCCTTCCATTGTCCGCAGGTTCCGAGGGAGTTCGCAGTACAATTGCGTTGAAAACATTAGCAGAAGGATTTTATCCTGAGAAGTTTTTAGAATAA
- the phaC gene encoding class III poly(R)-hydroxyalkanoic acid synthase subunit PhaC, producing the protein MMPEVVQKNYDRFKRVSEVLVKDPEPQVGQTPKEVIWTKNKSKLYRYQPTKEKTNKVPILMIYALINKPYILDLTPGSSLIEYLTNQGHDVYLLDWGTPGYEDRNMKLDDFILDYIPRAVQKVLRTSNANEVSLLGYCMGGTMTSIFAALHPELPIRNLIFLTSPFDFSDTGLFSNWLDERYFNLDKMVDTFGVIPPEVIDLGNKLLKPLVNYIGPYVTLADRAENEDFVKSWSLMQKWVHDGIPFPGEAYRQWIGDFYQKNKLINDELYIRGQQVKLSNIKANILNIAAQRDHIAAPEQVEPLLDKVASKDKTYHIMPTGHVSVVVGGSAVKRTYPTIDQWLTEHSK; encoded by the coding sequence ATGATGCCTGAGGTTGTACAAAAAAATTATGATCGGTTTAAACGAGTTTCTGAAGTTTTAGTAAAAGATCCTGAACCGCAAGTTGGACAAACCCCTAAGGAAGTCATTTGGACGAAAAATAAAAGCAAGTTATACCGCTATCAACCAACAAAGGAGAAAACAAATAAGGTCCCTATATTAATGATTTATGCCCTTATTAATAAACCTTATATTTTAGATTTAACTCCTGGCAGTAGCTTAATTGAATATTTGACAAATCAAGGACATGATGTGTACCTTTTAGACTGGGGTACACCAGGATATGAAGATCGAAACATGAAGCTAGATGATTTCATTTTAGATTATATCCCTCGTGCAGTTCAAAAAGTGCTGCGGACGTCCAATGCGAATGAAGTGAGCTTACTCGGTTATTGTATGGGGGGGACGATGACATCCATTTTTGCCGCCCTTCATCCTGAGTTACCAATTCGTAATTTAATCTTCTTAACTAGCCCATTTGATTTCTCTGATACAGGACTATTTTCAAATTGGCTTGACGAGCGCTATTTTAATTTAGATAAAATGGTCGATACATTTGGTGTAATCCCTCCAGAAGTAATTGATCTTGGAAATAAATTGTTAAAACCACTTGTGAATTATATTGGACCTTATGTTACCCTTGCCGATCGGGCTGAAAATGAAGATTTCGTGAAAAGCTGGAGTCTTATGCAAAAATGGGTACATGATGGAATTCCGTTTCCAGGGGAAGCTTACCGACAATGGATCGGTGATTTTTATCAAAAAAATAAATTAATCAATGATGAATTATATATTCGCGGGCAACAAGTAAAGTTAAGCAATATTAAAGCAAATATTTTGAATATTGCTGCTCAGCGTGATCATATTGCTGCCCCTGAACAAGTTGAGCCGTTATTAGATAAAGTCGCAAGTAAAGATAAAACATATCATATTATGCCTACAGGCCATGTATCTGTCGTTGTTGGTGGCAGTGCTGTTAAGAGAACTTATCCAACGATCGACCAATGGTTAACAGAGCATTCTAAATGA
- the fabG gene encoding 3-oxoacyl-[acyl-carrier-protein] reductase, with product MTIIEKKRVQTSEEANKLNGKVVIVTGGSRGIGATIAKELAKKGANVVINYNTSFESAESVVDDIQQFGGSALACKADVANLEEAQYLIEKTKSQFGKVDILVNNAGITRDRTFRKLSEEEWNEVINVNLNSIYHTTSAVINTMLDQKYGRIINISSIIGQAGGFGQTNYSASKAGMIGFTKSLALETAKSGITVNAVCPGYIETEMSAAIPDNILESIVSRIPMKRLGSTSEVAEAVIFLANSDYITGQCLNVNGGVYM from the coding sequence ATGACTATTATCGAAAAGAAACGTGTTCAAACTAGTGAAGAGGCTAACAAATTAAACGGGAAAGTTGTCATTGTAACAGGAGGTTCCCGTGGGATTGGTGCTACCATTGCGAAAGAACTAGCAAAAAAAGGGGCAAATGTTGTCATTAATTACAATACAAGCTTTGAGTCAGCTGAGTCCGTTGTAGATGATATACAACAATTCGGCGGAAGTGCACTGGCCTGCAAAGCAGACGTAGCCAATTTAGAAGAGGCTCAATACTTAATCGAGAAAACCAAAAGCCAATTTGGGAAAGTAGACATTCTAGTTAATAATGCCGGAATTACACGTGATCGTACATTCCGGAAATTAAGTGAAGAAGAATGGAATGAAGTCATTAATGTAAACCTTAATAGTATCTATCATACTACTTCCGCAGTTATTAATACGATGTTAGATCAAAAATATGGACGAATCATTAACATCAGTTCAATTATTGGCCAAGCGGGCGGATTCGGACAAACGAACTATTCCGCGTCCAAAGCGGGAATGATCGGTTTCACAAAATCACTTGCTTTAGAAACAGCGAAAAGCGGAATAACCGTCAATGCCGTTTGCCCTGGCTATATTGAAACTGAAATGTCTGCTGCGATTCCAGACAATATTTTAGAATCAATTGTTTCAAGAATTCCGATGAAACGCTTAGGATCTACCTCTGAAGTGGCTGAAGCCGTGATCTTTTTAGCGAATAGTGATTATATTACAGGTCAATGCTTAAATGTAAACGGCGGAGTATATATGTAA
- a CDS encoding poly(R)-hydroxyalkanoic acid synthase subunit PhaE, with translation MTQQTMDPFAVWKSLYEKTEANWNEVIHETMQKEAFSEWMGQVQNAYLQYQGVIQKTTEQYLKQVNMPTREEISNVASLIINLEEKVDQLDQKVEEELSANETSTEISRLKASITRLDKKIDRMVKLMEEQVEKTQVPSQKTPQKPAAAQQTEANKKES, from the coding sequence GTGACACAACAAACGATGGATCCATTTGCAGTCTGGAAAAGTCTTTATGAGAAAACAGAAGCAAACTGGAATGAAGTCATTCATGAAACGATGCAAAAGGAAGCTTTTTCAGAATGGATGGGGCAAGTGCAAAACGCCTATTTGCAATACCAAGGTGTGATCCAAAAAACAACAGAGCAATATTTAAAGCAAGTGAATATGCCCACTCGTGAGGAAATCTCCAATGTAGCCTCTCTCATTATTAATTTAGAGGAGAAAGTGGACCAGCTAGATCAAAAAGTAGAAGAAGAATTATCGGCGAATGAAACCTCTACTGAGATTTCTAGACTGAAAGCTAGCATCACGAGATTGGATAAAAAAATAGATCGTATGGTGAAGTTAATGGAAGAACAGGTGGAAAAAACTCAGGTTCCTTCTCAAAAAACACCACAAAAACCTGCCGCAGCACAACAGACAGAGGCCAATAAAAAAGAATCTTAA
- the phaQ gene encoding poly-beta-hydroxybutyrate-responsive repressor, whose amino-acid sequence MVSNHKNPKEEKSAKKRVGGTPKNFMIPVLLLLLRDWNAHGYELMQKLIQFGFHSIDQGNFYRILRQLEKDELVTSEWDTSAGGPAKRIYSLTSAGEQYLQLWADSLGHYQKMLDQFFNMYSQFFTPPSFMTTNDDENN is encoded by the coding sequence ATGGTTTCAAATCATAAGAATCCAAAAGAGGAGAAAAGTGCGAAGAAGAGAGTAGGGGGCACACCAAAGAACTTTATGATTCCAGTACTCTTACTATTATTAAGAGATTGGAATGCACATGGTTATGAATTAATGCAAAAACTCATTCAATTTGGGTTTCATTCCATAGATCAAGGGAACTTCTACCGAATTCTTCGCCAATTGGAAAAGGATGAACTCGTTACATCTGAATGGGATACATCAGCAGGTGGTCCAGCAAAACGAATTTATTCACTGACTTCAGCAGGGGAGCAATATTTACAACTATGGGCTGATTCACTTGGTCATTATCAAAAAATGTTGGATCAATTTTTCAATATGTACAGCCAATTTTTCACACCACCTAGCTTTATGACAACAAATGATGACGAGAATAACTAG
- a CDS encoding MaoC family dehydratase: protein MGELTYEDIKVGDQASVTKTVSEADIYQFAGITGDFNPIHVDKEFAKDTVFKERIAHGILTGGFISTVIGMKLPGKNSIYLSQNFNFKAPVKIGDTVKAEVTVLEKIDKKKIILLETIVRNQHGEVVIDGGATVMKKE, encoded by the coding sequence ATGGGGGAACTAACCTACGAAGACATAAAAGTTGGAGATCAAGCTAGTGTTACAAAGACCGTCTCTGAAGCAGATATTTATCAATTTGCAGGAATAACAGGCGATTTTAACCCTATACATGTTGATAAAGAATTTGCAAAGGATACTGTTTTTAAAGAACGAATTGCACATGGTATTTTAACAGGCGGGTTTATTTCTACCGTAATTGGGATGAAATTACCAGGTAAAAATTCGATCTATTTATCACAAAACTTTAATTTTAAAGCTCCCGTGAAGATTGGAGATACAGTCAAAGCTGAAGTGACCGTTCTTGAGAAAATCGATAAAAAGAAGATTATTCTGTTAGAAACGATTGTTAGAAATCAACATGGTGAAGTGGTCATTGACGGTGGCGCAACGGTGATGAAAAAGGAATAA
- a CDS encoding alanine/glycine:cation symporter family protein: protein MKLQKEILAILEKISGIVWGLPLLILLVGTGIYLTFRIGFLQLRLLPYSLKLAFSFKQDKRSEGDISHFQALMTALAATVGTGNIVGVATAIFLGGPGAVFWMWVSAFFGMASKYAEAVLAVKYRVQDETGEMSGGPMYYLERGLKQKWLGVLFAVFGAIAAFGIGNLVQSNAVSTVVKSTFNVSPWITGVLLTVFSALVLIGGIKSIGKVTAFFVPIMALFYIIAGGIILIMNFDLVPAAVSLIFTDAFTGQAVAGGAIGAVIRYGVARGVFSNEAGMGSAPIAAAAAKTDLPGRQALVSMTQVFIDTLVICSITGITIVMAGMYGGDIPAGELTTSSFSHFLGPIGSTVVALGLLFFASSTIIGWSYYGEKCFTYLFSKKVAIYYRAVFVIAVFIGAIVNLNVVWAFADIMNGLMAFPNLVGLLGLSGVVVHETKVILAKIKEEKEELKQSA, encoded by the coding sequence ATGAAATTGCAGAAAGAAATATTAGCAATATTAGAAAAGATAAGTGGAATCGTTTGGGGTTTACCGCTCCTTATTTTATTGGTAGGAACCGGAATTTATTTAACTTTTCGAATAGGATTTTTACAATTGCGTCTTCTACCATATTCATTAAAGCTTGCTTTTAGTTTTAAACAAGATAAAAGATCGGAGGGGGATATTTCTCACTTTCAGGCGCTGATGACTGCGCTTGCTGCGACGGTCGGTACTGGGAATATCGTTGGGGTAGCAACGGCGATTTTCCTTGGTGGCCCAGGAGCTGTCTTTTGGATGTGGGTATCGGCTTTCTTCGGAATGGCTTCGAAATATGCTGAGGCAGTGCTCGCTGTTAAATATCGTGTACAAGATGAAACGGGAGAGATGTCTGGTGGTCCAATGTACTACTTAGAACGGGGACTCAAACAGAAATGGCTCGGCGTCCTGTTCGCGGTATTTGGAGCAATTGCCGCTTTTGGAATCGGAAACCTTGTTCAGTCCAATGCAGTTTCAACTGTAGTCAAATCGACATTCAATGTAAGTCCTTGGATCACAGGTGTTTTGTTAACAGTATTTTCCGCTTTAGTCCTAATAGGTGGAATCAAAAGTATTGGAAAAGTAACAGCCTTCTTTGTTCCAATTATGGCACTATTTTATATTATTGCAGGTGGAATTATTTTAATTATGAATTTCGATCTTGTTCCTGCTGCTGTGAGCCTTATTTTTACAGATGCTTTTACTGGGCAGGCTGTTGCCGGAGGAGCGATCGGTGCTGTGATCCGTTATGGGGTTGCTCGCGGGGTATTCTCAAATGAAGCTGGGATGGGGTCCGCTCCAATCGCCGCTGCTGCTGCTAAAACAGATTTGCCAGGAAGACAAGCTTTAGTATCCATGACGCAAGTATTTATTGACACACTTGTGATTTGTTCGATTACAGGGATTACAATCGTGATGGCTGGTATGTATGGCGGGGATATTCCAGCGGGAGAATTAACGACCAGCTCGTTCTCGCACTTCTTAGGACCAATCGGCTCAACGGTCGTAGCACTAGGTTTATTGTTCTTCGCTAGTTCTACAATTATAGGCTGGTCTTATTACGGTGAAAAATGTTTTACTTATTTATTTAGCAAAAAAGTCGCTATTTATTATCGCGCTGTATTCGTCATCGCTGTTTTTATTGGTGCAATTGTCAACTTAAATGTCGTATGGGCATTTGCTGATATTATGAATGGACTTATGGCGTTCCCGAACTTAGTTGGTTTACTCGGCCTTTCAGGAGTCGTGGTTCATGAAACAAAAGTCATTCTAGCCAAAATTAAAGAAGAAAAAGAAGAGCTAAAACAAAGCGCTTAA